Proteins from one Amycolatopsis endophytica genomic window:
- a CDS encoding FAD-dependent oxidoreductase: MTDNVDLLVVGGGMAGLTAATRAVQRGLRVLLVERAPNLGGSALYAGYLWTAPTIEAMDEANPDGDPALKAAVVNGFPGAVDFLRGLGVPVGPAVPILRFGRGHQFDTALYVETCRKIVAGAGEILTSTTTGRLRVDDAGTVVGAELTLPGGQTRAVTARATMLATGGFQADAELRAEYVHAAAGEIPLRSNPYSRGDGLRLAQGAGGVAANRHGGFYGHLVPSQITLEPELFVDLALYYSEHALMFNLDGERFVDETVGDHHNANALLAQREARALLITDARGYREFVNAAYVEGAPFTDKFALARRRGGRCVIADDAEDFAAMPPEWGYHGVKIAEEVARLAAGEAPSPAREFDPRPLAELPYYVVETVPAITFPFAGVRVDEKAHVLSKAGDVVPGLYAAGSDIGGLYVGAYAGGLAPAVVLALAGTDDVVSTLS, encoded by the coding sequence GTGACGGACAACGTCGACCTGCTCGTAGTCGGCGGCGGTATGGCCGGGCTGACCGCGGCGACCCGCGCGGTTCAGCGTGGGCTGCGGGTCCTGCTGGTGGAGCGGGCACCGAACCTGGGCGGCTCGGCGCTCTACGCCGGCTACCTGTGGACGGCGCCGACGATCGAGGCGATGGACGAGGCCAACCCGGACGGCGATCCGGCGCTCAAGGCGGCCGTCGTGAACGGTTTTCCCGGCGCGGTGGACTTCCTGCGCGGGCTCGGCGTTCCGGTCGGCCCCGCGGTGCCGATCCTGCGTTTCGGCCGAGGCCACCAGTTCGACACCGCGCTGTATGTCGAGACCTGCCGCAAGATCGTCGCCGGCGCGGGTGAGATCCTCACCTCGACGACCACCGGGAGACTCCGCGTCGACGACGCCGGGACCGTGGTCGGCGCGGAACTGACGCTGCCCGGCGGCCAGACCCGCGCCGTGACAGCGCGTGCGACGATGCTCGCCACCGGGGGGTTCCAGGCCGACGCCGAGCTAAGGGCCGAATACGTGCACGCCGCGGCAGGCGAAATCCCGTTGCGTTCCAACCCGTACAGTCGTGGCGACGGCCTGCGGCTCGCCCAGGGCGCCGGGGGTGTGGCGGCCAACCGGCACGGCGGCTTCTACGGCCATCTCGTGCCCTCGCAGATCACCCTCGAGCCCGAGTTGTTCGTGGACCTGGCGCTGTATTACAGCGAGCACGCGCTGATGTTCAACCTCGACGGCGAGCGCTTCGTCGACGAGACGGTCGGTGACCATCACAACGCCAATGCGCTGCTCGCGCAGCGGGAAGCACGCGCGCTGTTGATCACCGACGCGCGCGGGTACCGCGAGTTCGTCAACGCCGCTTACGTGGAGGGCGCGCCCTTCACCGACAAGTTCGCGCTGGCCAGGCGCCGCGGCGGTCGATGCGTGATCGCCGACGACGCGGAGGACTTCGCCGCGATGCCGCCGGAGTGGGGTTACCACGGAGTCAAGATCGCCGAAGAGGTGGCACGGCTCGCCGCGGGAGAGGCGCCGAGCCCCGCCCGTGAGTTCGATCCGCGGCCGCTGGCCGAACTTCCGTATTACGTCGTGGAAACCGTCCCGGCCATCACTTTCCCGTTCGCGGGCGTGCGCGTCGACGAGAAGGCGCACGTGTTGTCGAAGGCCGGGGACGTCGTGCCCGGGCTCTACGCCGCCGGTTCCGACATCGGCGGGCTGTACGTCGGTGCCTACGCCGGCGGCCTGGCCCCGGCGGTGGTGCTCGCACTTGCCGGGACCGACGATGTCGTTTCGACGCTGAGCTGA
- a CDS encoding SDR family NAD(P)-dependent oxidoreductase, whose protein sequence is MDGTLSVRTPAELFGLTGRTALVTGASSGLGVRFAEVLAAAGATVWITARRAERLERLAERNPAFRPFRADVSDADDRAALIEAIRAAGATLDVLVNNAGADNGAKPDAETPEQFAGVLGTNLVGPFHLAQLATELGGELSVINVSSILGLVSAAPLGSAGYAASKAGLLGLTRELAGHWGRRGVRVNALAPGWFRTEMNEELFADERSAKWVNRNTMLGRPGQASELDTALLFLASPASSYLTGQVLTVDGGWTAR, encoded by the coding sequence GTGGACGGGACGCTGAGCGTCCGCACGCCCGCGGAGCTGTTCGGCCTGACCGGCCGGACAGCTCTGGTCACCGGTGCCTCGTCCGGACTCGGCGTGCGCTTTGCCGAAGTGCTCGCCGCGGCCGGGGCCACCGTGTGGATCACCGCACGGCGCGCGGAACGGCTGGAACGGCTGGCGGAGCGGAATCCGGCCTTCCGGCCGTTCCGCGCCGACGTCTCCGACGCGGACGACCGGGCCGCGCTGATCGAGGCGATTCGTGCGGCGGGCGCCACATTGGACGTCCTGGTCAACAACGCGGGCGCGGACAACGGTGCGAAGCCGGATGCGGAAACCCCGGAGCAGTTCGCCGGGGTCCTCGGCACCAACCTGGTCGGACCGTTCCACCTCGCCCAGCTCGCGACGGAGCTGGGGGGAGAGCTGTCCGTGATCAACGTCAGCTCCATCCTGGGCCTGGTCTCGGCCGCTCCGCTGGGCAGTGCCGGCTACGCCGCGAGCAAAGCCGGGCTGCTGGGACTGACCCGCGAGCTGGCCGGGCACTGGGGCCGGCGCGGGGTGCGCGTCAACGCGCTCGCCCCGGGCTGGTTCCGGACCGAGATGAACGAGGAACTGTTCGCCGACGAACGCTCGGCGAAGTGGGTGAACCGGAACACGATGCTGGGCCGGCCAGGGCAGGCGTCCGAACTGGACACCGCCCTGCTGTTCCTCGCCTCGCCGGCGTCGAGTTACCTGACCGGTCAGGTGCTCACCGTCGACGGCGGCTGGACTGCCCGGTGA
- a CDS encoding enoyl-CoA hydratase/isomerase family protein, translated as MAVEDDLQFERDGHIARIWLNRPHKKNCITVPMLHRLDQLITEIEADPELRVVVIRGRENTFSSGFDLDSLKEDFIGTSTAMDVAVVSAKVCDRLYNMSKPSVAVLEGYVTAGGFEVSISCDFAIADENAKIGDFHIRRALFGGAGPIYRLPRMLGIRKTKELMLTGKLLSGKEADEFDLINASAPADELDATVDEFIAQLLNKSPFQMKLTKMAIDRGLDADIASLMVLEHLAVGVTLNSDDAAEGVSAFLEKREPKWTGR; from the coding sequence ATGGCAGTCGAGGACGACCTGCAGTTCGAGCGCGATGGCCACATCGCGCGGATCTGGCTGAACCGCCCGCACAAGAAGAACTGCATCACGGTGCCGATGCTGCACCGGCTCGATCAGCTCATCACCGAGATCGAGGCGGACCCGGAGCTGCGCGTCGTGGTGATCCGCGGTCGTGAGAACACCTTCTCGTCGGGCTTCGACCTGGACAGCCTGAAGGAAGACTTCATCGGCACCAGTACCGCGATGGACGTCGCCGTGGTTTCGGCCAAGGTCTGCGACCGGCTCTACAACATGTCCAAGCCCTCCGTCGCGGTGCTCGAGGGCTACGTGACCGCCGGTGGCTTCGAGGTCTCGATCTCCTGTGACTTCGCGATCGCGGACGAGAACGCCAAGATCGGCGACTTCCACATCCGTCGCGCGCTCTTCGGCGGCGCCGGCCCGATCTACCGCCTCCCGCGCATGCTGGGCATCCGCAAGACCAAGGAACTGATGCTCACCGGGAAGCTGTTGTCGGGGAAGGAAGCCGACGAATTCGACCTGATCAACGCGAGCGCCCCGGCGGACGAGCTCGACGCGACGGTGGACGAGTTCATCGCCCAGCTGCTCAACAAGAGCCCGTTCCAGATGAAGCTCACCAAGATGGCGATCGACCGTGGTCTGGACGCCGACATCGCCTCGCTCATGGTGCTCGAGCACCTCGCGGTGGGTGTCACGCTGAACTCCGACGACGCGGCCGAGGGTGTGTCGGCGTTCCTCGAGAAGCGTGAGCCGAAGTGGACGGGACGCTGA
- a CDS encoding nitroreductase family protein has product MLTTTRAVRRRLDPTREVPESLIRECVRLALQAPAGSNVPRTRFVVVRDPELRAAVAGIYSEVYLGSYRESAGYLGRVEAKDPDTQQKTARSADALERALHEVGTIVIACLDGLRLDGTPALASASMLGGVLPATWSFMLAARARGLGTAWTTMHLAREREVAEILGIPFDTVQQVCLTPLAYTVGEKFSPAKRPAPDEVIHWDRWDTGKLAAPPVTGIALPSSS; this is encoded by the coding sequence ATGCTGACAACGACGCGTGCGGTTCGGAGGCGATTGGACCCCACCCGTGAGGTCCCGGAGAGCCTCATCCGGGAGTGCGTTCGCCTGGCTCTGCAGGCGCCGGCCGGCTCCAACGTGCCGCGGACGAGGTTCGTGGTCGTACGCGACCCCGAACTTCGCGCCGCGGTGGCGGGGATCTATTCCGAGGTCTATCTCGGCTCCTACCGTGAATCGGCCGGTTACCTCGGCCGGGTGGAGGCGAAGGACCCGGACACCCAGCAGAAGACCGCACGCTCGGCGGACGCGCTGGAGCGTGCGCTGCACGAGGTCGGCACGATCGTGATCGCCTGCCTGGACGGCCTGCGGCTGGACGGCACCCCGGCGCTCGCGAGCGCGTCGATGCTCGGTGGCGTGCTTCCGGCGACGTGGAGCTTCATGCTCGCGGCCCGCGCCCGCGGTCTGGGCACGGCTTGGACGACGATGCACCTGGCCCGCGAACGTGAGGTCGCGGAGATCCTGGGCATCCCGTTCGACACGGTGCAGCAGGTATGCCTGACACCGCTGGCCTACACCGTGGGCGAGAAGTTCAGTCCGGCCAAACGGCCCGCGCCCGACGAGGTCATCCACTGGGACCGCTGGGACACCGGCAAACTCGCCGCGCCACCGGTGACCGGAATCGCGCTTCCGTCATCATCCTGA
- a CDS encoding SDR family NAD(P)-dependent oxidoreductase: MRGRLAGKKVLLTGATGGLGTAVATRLIEEGASVALTDVDAGACAALAGQLDGPTVVYELDVRDEDAWQRTVEGVVREWGDLHVLVNNAGIGSSATVEDETQRRWDDVIAIDQAGTWLGMKHGGPAIERAGGGAIVNLASILGATGGLANSFSYAAAKGAVRSMTMNAALHWATRGVRVNAVVPAFIGTEQLYSRFRGTERHRAMLANTPMGRLGRPEEVAAAVAFLASEDSGYTTGSELYVDGGWSAR, encoded by the coding sequence ATGCGAGGTCGGCTGGCAGGGAAGAAGGTCCTTCTGACCGGCGCAACCGGCGGTCTCGGCACCGCCGTCGCCACGCGTCTGATCGAGGAGGGCGCATCCGTGGCGCTGACCGACGTCGACGCCGGGGCCTGCGCCGCCCTCGCCGGGCAGCTCGACGGTCCCACGGTGGTGTACGAGTTGGACGTCCGCGACGAAGACGCGTGGCAGCGCACGGTCGAGGGCGTCGTGCGGGAGTGGGGTGATCTGCACGTCCTGGTCAACAACGCGGGCATCGGCAGCAGCGCCACCGTCGAGGATGAGACACAGCGGCGCTGGGATGACGTCATCGCGATCGACCAGGCCGGCACCTGGCTCGGGATGAAGCACGGCGGCCCGGCCATCGAGCGTGCCGGCGGCGGCGCGATCGTGAATCTCGCGTCGATCCTGGGTGCCACCGGCGGGCTGGCCAACAGCTTTTCCTACGCCGCCGCGAAGGGTGCCGTGCGCTCGATGACGATGAACGCGGCCCTGCACTGGGCCACCCGGGGCGTGCGCGTCAACGCGGTGGTCCCGGCCTTCATCGGCACCGAACAGCTCTACAGCCGGTTCCGCGGCACCGAACGCCACCGGGCAATGCTCGCGAACACGCCGATGGGCAGGCTCGGACGACCGGAGGAGGTCGCCGCGGCCGTAGCCTTCCTCGCCAGCGAGGATTCGGGCTACACCACCGGTTCCGAGCTGTACGTGGACGGCGGCTGGAGCGCCCGATGA
- a CDS encoding NAD(P)-dependent alcohol dehydrogenase, with product MRAFRLSSPGKAEVDDIPVPEPGPGQVRLAVAAAGVCHSDLHVIHDGAGDQWAMPFTLGHEICGVVDETGDGVSGLEPGSQVVVHAPVGCGRCARCHAGRTNYCDRRRTLPAAGIGLGVDGGMAEYVVIDARAAVGAPGLDPRLAATLTDAGLTSYHALTSVQGLEQGALIVVIGIGGLGHLALQMARALYDARVVAVDTRPEPLALAEKLGAAAVARDGTEASAAVRQLSSGWGADAVLDFAGVAATTAFSPDLLRTAGTLVLVGTGGGSYQITKTGNLPQGLRVSVPFWGSRTELEEVVALAGRGVLHTETTASPLDEAADVMERVHHGEVLGRAVLLP from the coding sequence ATGCGCGCATTTCGTCTGAGCAGCCCAGGCAAAGCCGAGGTTGACGACATTCCGGTCCCCGAGCCGGGCCCGGGCCAGGTACGCCTCGCGGTCGCCGCGGCGGGGGTGTGCCATTCGGATCTGCACGTGATCCACGACGGTGCGGGCGACCAGTGGGCGATGCCGTTCACCCTGGGGCACGAGATCTGCGGTGTCGTCGACGAAACCGGCGACGGCGTCAGCGGACTGGAGCCGGGCAGCCAGGTCGTGGTGCACGCCCCGGTGGGTTGCGGCCGGTGTGCGCGATGCCACGCGGGCAGGACGAACTACTGCGATCGCCGCCGGACGCTTCCCGCGGCGGGCATCGGTCTCGGCGTGGACGGCGGGATGGCCGAGTACGTCGTGATCGACGCACGGGCCGCGGTAGGAGCCCCCGGTCTCGATCCGCGCCTGGCCGCGACGCTCACCGACGCCGGGCTGACGTCGTACCACGCTCTGACTTCCGTGCAGGGACTGGAACAAGGCGCGTTGATCGTCGTGATCGGCATCGGCGGTCTGGGTCACCTCGCGCTGCAGATGGCGCGGGCGCTCTACGACGCACGGGTCGTGGCCGTCGACACCCGGCCGGAACCACTCGCCCTCGCCGAAAAGCTCGGCGCCGCCGCGGTGGCCCGCGACGGGACGGAAGCATCCGCCGCGGTGCGACAGCTGTCCAGTGGCTGGGGCGCGGATGCCGTGCTCGATTTCGCCGGCGTAGCCGCGACCACGGCGTTCAGCCCCGATCTGCTGCGCACCGCGGGCACGCTCGTCCTCGTCGGCACCGGCGGCGGCTCCTACCAGATCACCAAGACCGGCAACCTGCCGCAGGGCCTGCGGGTCTCGGTTCCCTTCTGGGGCTCGCGGACCGAGCTGGAAGAGGTCGTCGCGCTGGCCGGTCGTGGTGTCCTGCACACGGAGACGACCGCCTCGCCACTGGACGAGGCAGCCGACGTGATGGAGCGAGTGCACCACGGCGAAGTACTCGGCCGTGCCGTGCTGCTCCCCTGA
- a CDS encoding SDR family NAD(P)-dependent oxidoreductase: MSRVVVTGAGSGIGRAVTEQLVAAGERVAALDLRTPDFGSGVLSLQCDVADAGSVEAAFGAAASSLGGVDGLVTCAGVTDGTPSDEMPLGTWQRLIGVNLTGTFLCIQAALPELLRSRSGSIVTIGSVGAVAAAGRSAAYDATKGGVLALTRSLAAEYADRGLRVNCVCPGHVATNLADNSAGDGLNSVPRTAIAGRVRAPLSRAAAPGEIASVVGFLLSGRASFMTGASVPVDGGYTAV, from the coding sequence GTGAGCAGGGTTGTCGTCACCGGCGCGGGAAGCGGCATCGGCCGAGCCGTCACCGAACAGCTCGTCGCCGCGGGGGAGCGGGTCGCTGCGCTGGACCTGCGCACGCCGGATTTCGGTTCCGGGGTGTTGTCGCTGCAGTGCGATGTGGCCGACGCCGGCTCCGTCGAGGCCGCGTTCGGCGCGGCCGCGTCGTCGCTGGGCGGCGTCGACGGGCTGGTGACCTGTGCGGGCGTGACCGACGGGACGCCATCCGACGAGATGCCGCTGGGGACGTGGCAGCGCCTGATCGGTGTGAACCTCACCGGCACTTTCCTGTGCATCCAGGCCGCATTGCCCGAGCTGCTGCGTTCGCGGTCGGGGTCGATCGTCACGATCGGTTCGGTAGGAGCGGTGGCGGCCGCGGGCCGTTCGGCCGCTTACGACGCGACGAAGGGCGGGGTGCTCGCGCTGACCCGCAGTCTCGCCGCGGAGTACGCGGACCGGGGCTTGCGCGTGAACTGTGTCTGCCCCGGTCATGTGGCGACGAACCTGGCCGACAACAGCGCGGGTGACGGGCTGAACTCGGTGCCGCGCACGGCCATCGCCGGCCGGGTCAGGGCACCGCTGTCGCGCGCGGCCGCCCCAGGGGAGATCGCCTCCGTCGTCGGGTTCCTGCTGTCCGGCCGGGCATCCTTCATGACCGGTGCGAGCGTTCCGGTCGATGGTGGCTACACCGCGGTGTGA